The proteins below come from a single Eucalyptus grandis isolate ANBG69807.140 chromosome 3, ASM1654582v1, whole genome shotgun sequence genomic window:
- the LOC104432159 gene encoding disease resistance protein RPV1-like isoform X2: MWDDYLVKWKKGHIEGIGSKLMISYEELDSCQRQIFLDISCFFNGCDKNTVIYMWRDCGLCPIQGLEVLQLMSLIKIGEDNKLWMHDQLKDLGREIVSHESGGELDKQSRLWNHNDALEMLLREKRNAKLEALCLQFKDWSEYRFTLEGFAALPKLRFLQVDSKHLSYERVDSFLSQATLLWHNMPFITSCTDCSLSENQLLPNLRWLSWHNFPRRILRLSKFSLSNLVILDFSGSRLTHDWDGWRHIKRAKKLKVLNLSECERLSKTPDFSGLLTLERLIIEGCHKLAEIDSSIGQLKHLEYLNLNNCQSLFHLPKELRTLPALTELILDNTSIVRLPDWWGIKNMESPHVHISLSSKAGDSLNCLTSLLQLSLNHTRITHLPNSIGALINLESLLLRECFSMKRLPSSIRELRSLTELDLSKSGFIELPDSMESLENLKALKLFLLPESTVPALPKLPESLTSLAIISNALTVDPDLSNLINLKLLLFIIMEPKISSESDLVQVPMSQWIGKLSKLEVLTLGLPNITNLSPEFGTLPYLKTLQLFSCCALERISQIPSTVTKLHIGRCPLLTTLDISYLKNLSELYVFGSPDLSERALSEDLLEWKISKDYGYDLAETFGTMMCEQHGVDYLASEDRILRELYKVLRAYALRNNPKRLRHVLSRRKL; the protein is encoded by the exons atgtgggATGATTACTTGGTGAAGTGGAAAAAAGGTCACATTGAGGGGATTGGAAGTAAGTTGATGATAAGTTATGAAGAATTAGATTCCTGTCAGAGacaaatatttcttgatatatCTTGTTTTTTCAATGGATGTGATAAGAATACAGTGATATATATGTGGAGAGATTGTGGTTTATGCCCAATACAAGGTCTTGAAGTTCTTCAATTGATGTCATTGATTAAAATTGGAGAAGATAATAAGctgtggatgcatgatcaactcaAAGATCTCGGtagagaaattgtttctcaTGAAAGTGGGGGCGAATTAGATAAGCAAAGTAGGTTGTGGAATCACAATGACGCATTGGAGATGCTACTGAGAGAGAAG AGAAATGCAAAGCTCGAAGCCCTCTGTTTGCAGTTTAAGGATTGGTCAGAGTATCGTTTCACTCTTGAAGGATTTGCAGCGCTGCCAAAGTTAAGGTTCCTACAGGTGGATAGCAAACACCTCTCTTATGAGAGAGTTGACAGTTTTTTGTCCCAAGCTACACTCCTTTGGCATAACATGCCCTTCATCACTTCGTGTACGGATTGTTCACTGAGCGAGAACCAACTCCTTCCCAATTTAAGATGGCTCTCTTGGCATAATTTTCCTCGGCGGATACTTAGGTTAAGCAAGTTTTCATTGAGTAATTTGGTCATTCTCGATTTTTCAGGAAGTAGATTAACTCATGATTGGGACGGATGGAGACATATTAAG AGagccaaaaaattaaaagttcttaACCTTTCGGAATGTGAGCGTTTGTCCAAGACTCCTGATTTCTCTGGACTCCTGACATTGGAGAGATTGATTATTGAAGGTTGTCATAAATTGGCTGAAATCGACTCGTCAATTGGCCAATTGAAGCACCTGGAGTACTTGAACTTGAATAATTGTCAGAGTCTCTTCCATTTGCCAAAAGAGCTGCGTACATTGCCTGCTCTGACAGAACTTATCCTTGATAATACTTCTATAGTAAGACTTCCTGATTGGTGGGGTATCAAGAACATGGAGAGTCCCCATGTTCATATTTCACTGTCATCAAAAGCAGGGGACTCACTCAATTGTCTAACTTCGCTGTTACAGCTTTCATTGAACCACACGCGCATTACTCACCTACCCAACTCCATTGGAGCACTGATAAATCTTGAAAGCTTATTGTTGAGAGAGTGCTTTTCTATGAAGAGACTTCCATCCTCCATTAGGGAATTACGATCATTGACTGAGTTAGATCTATCCAAATCGGGATTCATTGAGTTACCTGACTCTATGGAAAGTCTGGAGAATCTAAAAGCATTGAAGTTATTCTTGTTACCAGAATCAACTGTACCAGCCCTGCCAAAGCTTCCAGAAAGCTTAACTTCTCTGGCAATCATATCTAACGCACTAACAGTCGATCCCGATCTTTCCAACTTGATCAATCTGAAGCTACTGTTGTTCATCATCATGGAGCCTAAGATCTCTAGCGAATCTGATTTGGTGCAGGTTCCCATGTCTCAATGGATTGGGAAATTATCCAAACTGGAAGTCTTGACGTTGGGTCTCCCAAACATTACTAACCTATCTCCTGAGTTTGGTACGCTTCCTTACTTGAAGACTCTTCAGCTTTTCAGTTGCTGTGCTCTGGAACGCATTTCGCAAATTCCCTCGACTGTTACGAAACTTCATATTGGAAGATGCCCGTTGCTGACCACACTTGATATCTCATATTTGAAGAACCTATCGGAACTATATGTGTTTGGTTCACCGGATCTTTCTGAGCGTGCACTTTCAGAAGATCTACTAGAATGGAAGATAAGTAAGGATTATGGGTACGATTTGGCTGAGACTTTTGGGACAATGATGTGTGAACAGCACGGAGTCGACTATCTTGCGAGTGAAGACCGTATTTTACGTGAATTATATAAG
- the LOC104432159 gene encoding disease resistance protein RPV1-like isoform X1 — MWDDYLVKWKKGHIEGIGSKLMISYEELDSCQRQIFLDISCFFNGCDKNTVIYMWRDCGLCPIQGLEVLQLMSLIKIGEDNKLWMHDQLKDLGREIVSHESGGELDKQSRLWNHNDVLQLMSLIKIGEDNKLWMHDQLKDLGREIVSQESGGELDKQSRLWNHNDALEMLLRKKRNAKLEALCLQFKDWSEYRFTLEGFAALPKLRFLQVDSKHLSYERVDSFLSQATLLWHNMPFITSCTDCSLSENQLLPNLRWLSWHNFPRRILRLSKFSLSNLVILDFSGSRLTHDWDGWRHIKRAKKLKVLNLSECERLSKTPDFSGLLTLERLIIEGCHKLAEIDSSIGQLKHLEYLNLNNCQSLFHLPKELRTLPALTELILDNTSIVRLPDWWGIKNMESPHVHISLSSKAGDSLNCLTSLLQLSLNHTRITHLPNSIGALINLESLLLRECFSMKRLPSSIRELRSLTELDLSKSGFIELPDSMESLENLKALKLFLLPESTVPALPKLPESLTSLAIISNALTVDPDLSNLINLKLLLFIIMEPKISSESDLVQVPMSQWIGKLSKLEVLTLGLPNITNLSPEFGTLPYLKTLQLFSCCALERISQIPSTVTKLHIGRCPLLTTLDISYLKNLSELYVFGSPDLSERALSEDLLEWKISKDYGYDLAETFGTMMCEQHGVDYLASEDRILRELYKVLRAYALRNNPKRLRHVLSRRKL, encoded by the exons atgtgggATGATTACTTGGTGAAGTGGAAAAAAGGTCACATTGAGGGGATTGGAAGTAAGTTGATGATAAGTTATGAAGAATTAGATTCCTGTCAGAGacaaatatttcttgatatatCTTGTTTTTTCAATGGATGTGATAAGAATACAGTGATATATATGTGGAGAGATTGTGGTTTATGCCCAATACAAGGTCTTGAAGTTCTTCAATTGATGTCATTGATTAAAATTGGAGAAGATAATAAGctgtggatgcatgatcaactcaAAGATCTCGGtagagaaattgtttctcaTGAAAGTGGGGGCGAATTAGATAAGCAAAGTAGGTTGTGGAATCACAATGAC GTTCTTCAGTTGATGTCATTGATTAAAATTGGAGAAGATAATAAGCTGTGGATGCACGATCAACTCAAAGATCTCGGtagagaaattgtttctcaaGAAAGTGGGGGCGAATTAGATAAGCAAAGTAGGCTATGGAATCACAATGACGCATTGGAGATGCTACTGAGAAAGAAG AGAAATGCAAAGCTCGAAGCCCTCTGTTTGCAGTTTAAGGATTGGTCAGAGTATCGTTTCACTCTTGAAGGATTTGCAGCGCTGCCAAAGTTAAGGTTCCTACAGGTGGATAGCAAACACCTCTCTTATGAGAGAGTTGACAGTTTTTTGTCCCAAGCTACACTCCTTTGGCATAACATGCCCTTCATCACTTCGTGTACGGATTGTTCACTGAGCGAGAACCAACTCCTTCCCAATTTAAGATGGCTCTCTTGGCATAATTTTCCTCGGCGGATACTTAGGTTAAGCAAGTTTTCATTGAGTAATTTGGTCATTCTCGATTTTTCAGGAAGTAGATTAACTCATGATTGGGACGGATGGAGACATATTAAG AGagccaaaaaattaaaagttcttaACCTTTCGGAATGTGAGCGTTTGTCCAAGACTCCTGATTTCTCTGGACTCCTGACATTGGAGAGATTGATTATTGAAGGTTGTCATAAATTGGCTGAAATCGACTCGTCAATTGGCCAATTGAAGCACCTGGAGTACTTGAACTTGAATAATTGTCAGAGTCTCTTCCATTTGCCAAAAGAGCTGCGTACATTGCCTGCTCTGACAGAACTTATCCTTGATAATACTTCTATAGTAAGACTTCCTGATTGGTGGGGTATCAAGAACATGGAGAGTCCCCATGTTCATATTTCACTGTCATCAAAAGCAGGGGACTCACTCAATTGTCTAACTTCGCTGTTACAGCTTTCATTGAACCACACGCGCATTACTCACCTACCCAACTCCATTGGAGCACTGATAAATCTTGAAAGCTTATTGTTGAGAGAGTGCTTTTCTATGAAGAGACTTCCATCCTCCATTAGGGAATTACGATCATTGACTGAGTTAGATCTATCCAAATCGGGATTCATTGAGTTACCTGACTCTATGGAAAGTCTGGAGAATCTAAAAGCATTGAAGTTATTCTTGTTACCAGAATCAACTGTACCAGCCCTGCCAAAGCTTCCAGAAAGCTTAACTTCTCTGGCAATCATATCTAACGCACTAACAGTCGATCCCGATCTTTCCAACTTGATCAATCTGAAGCTACTGTTGTTCATCATCATGGAGCCTAAGATCTCTAGCGAATCTGATTTGGTGCAGGTTCCCATGTCTCAATGGATTGGGAAATTATCCAAACTGGAAGTCTTGACGTTGGGTCTCCCAAACATTACTAACCTATCTCCTGAGTTTGGTACGCTTCCTTACTTGAAGACTCTTCAGCTTTTCAGTTGCTGTGCTCTGGAACGCATTTCGCAAATTCCCTCGACTGTTACGAAACTTCATATTGGAAGATGCCCGTTGCTGACCACACTTGATATCTCATATTTGAAGAACCTATCGGAACTATATGTGTTTGGTTCACCGGATCTTTCTGAGCGTGCACTTTCAGAAGATCTACTAGAATGGAAGATAAGTAAGGATTATGGGTACGATTTGGCTGAGACTTTTGGGACAATGATGTGTGAACAGCACGGAGTCGACTATCTTGCGAGTGAAGACCGTATTTTACGTGAATTATATAAG
- the LOC104432159 gene encoding plant intracellular Ras-group-related LRR protein 3-like isoform X3, producing MESPHVHISPSSKAGDSLNCLTSLLKLSLNYTHITHLPDSIKELRSLTELDLSNSKLIELPDSMENLENLKALKLFLLPESTVPALPKLPESLTSLAIVFNALTVNHDLSNLINLKLLLFIIIEPAFSSQSELVQVPMPRWIGKLSKLEVLTLGHPNISNLSPELGTLPYLKTLQLFNCGALECISQIPSTVTKLHIGICPLLTTLDISYLKNLLELYVFGSSIEDISERALSEDLLEWKISKDCGYNLARTFGKMMWEQHGLEEPMSFFLYCLKHLSYHDSGDLFALRAMRRMRMPIQNDLTRII from the exons ATGGAGAGTCCCCATGTTCATATTTCACCGTCATCAAAAGCAGGGGACTCACTCAATTGTCTAACTTCGCTGTTGAAGCTTTCATTGAACTACACGCACATTACTCATCTACCCGACTCCATTAAGGAATTACGATCATTGACTGAGTTAGATCTATCCAATTCAAAACTCATTGAGTTACCTGACTCTATGGAAAATCTGGAGAATCTAAAAGCATTGAAGTTATTCTTGTTACCAGAATCAACTGTACCAGCCCTACCAAAGCTTCCAGAAAGCTTAACTTCTCTGGCAATCGTATTTAATGCACTAACAGTCAATCATGATCTTTCCAACTTGATCAATCTGAAGCTACTGTTGTTCATCATCATAGAGCCTGCGTTCTCTAGCCAATCTGAGTTGGTGCAGGTTCCCATGCCTCGGTGGATTGGGAAATTATCCAAACTGGAAGTCTTGACGTTGGGTCACCCAAACATTAGTAACCTATCTCCTGAGTTAGGTACACTTCCTTACTTGAAAACTCTTCAGCTTTTCAATTGTGGTGCTCTGGAATGCATTTCGCAAATTCCCTCGACTGTCACAAAACTTCATATTGGAATATGCCCGTTGCTGACCACACTTGATATCTCATATTTGAAGAACCTATTGGAATTATATGTGTTTGGTTCATCGATAGAGGATATTTCTGAGCGTGCACTTTCAGAAGATCTGCTAGAATGGAAGATAAGTAAGGATTGTGGGTACAATTTGGCTAggacttttgggaaaatgatgTGGGAACAACACGGACTCGAAGAACCTATGAGTTTTTTCCTTTATTGCCTAAAGCATTTGAG CTATCACGACTCCGGAGATCTCTTTGCACTTAGAGCCATGAGGCGGATGCGCATGCCAATCCAGAATGACTTAACAAGAATAATTTGA
- the LOC104432159 gene encoding toll/interleukin-1 receptor-like protein isoform X4, with protein sequence MEGCGYEVFLSFRGPDTRMAFTYHLYTRLTDAGVHTYKDDEDLRVGEEIGPNLLGAIEQSKISIPIFSKNYASSKWCLKELAQMVECWKRKGQVIMPIFYYVEPSEVRYQTGGYGEALLVHENKKRVDDESFRKWRAALSEVGGLKGWNIENGANRHEGQLIKEVVTKVLSELKKAYLVVSDFWLVLTNL encoded by the exons ATGGAAGGGTGCGGCTATGAAGTTTTCTTGAGCTTCAGAGGACCGGACACGCGCATGGCCTTCACATATCATCTCTATACCCGTCTCACAGATGCAGGAGTCCATACATACAAAGACGACGAAGATCTCCGTGTAGGTGAGGAGATCGGCCCAAATCTACTTGGAGCCATTGAGCAGTCGAAGATCTCCATACCcatcttttctaaaaattatgcTTCCAGTAAGTGGTGTCTGAAGGAGTTGGCCCAGATGGTGGAGTGTTGGAAAAGGAAGGGACAGGTGATCATGCCCATTTTCTACTATGTCGAACCATCTGAGGTTAGATACCAAACCGGAGGTTATGGTGAGGCCTTGCTCGTGCATGAAAACAAGAAGCGAGTGGACGATGAGAGCTTCCGCAAGTGGAGAGCTGCTCTCAGTGAGGTTGGAGGGTTAAAGGGATGGAACATAGAAAACGGGGCTAACAG acACGAAGGACAGCTAATTAAAGAGGTGGTTACCAAGGTTTTAAGTGAGCTAAAGAAAGCGTATTTGGTGGTTAGTGATTTCTGGTTGGTGTTGACGAATCTGTGA
- the LOC104437261 gene encoding uncharacterized protein LOC104437261 has protein sequence MAASKLPIGAALVFFFLLALIWVPSIRADDDGGDAKAAAAAAAAVGAAESSALKAEVEQLRSKIQVLDSFLNEKTRELQTKDKILAEKEKTIKEKLDKVASLQSEVSSLQKKGKLDAAAEIEKAHARATELEKQVDKLKTDVQSQLKEKEVLESRESKAEKRMNELNAKLENLQKINDEQKSKIRKTERALKVAEEELLKAKIEAASKHKELTEVHGAWLPHWLATHLTQFQSFVELHWREHGKPAMNTIIQKTLEKKSQAAKWAEPHIEMMKKEWIPPLKEHCLTVKTSLEPHVHSLTTKTLEVYESSKSALTPHLIKVQEVVDPYYQEVKKFSKPHIDNVVTVTKPHVDKLRLTLKPYTKEVVRVYGNFLKSASSYHHQVQARIRETLKKDELTRPLATKEFVWFAASALLALPIIILSKFLSALFGTKAKKPARNAHKNHARRKAKRGHPDK, from the exons ATGGCGGCATCAAAGCTCCCGATCGGCGCCGccctcgtcttcttcttcctgctcGCTCTGATCTGGGTTCCGTCGATTAGGGCtgacgacgacggcggcgacgccAAGGccgcggccgcggcggcggcggcggtcggcgccGCCGAATCGTCGGCACTGAAGGCCGAGGTCGAGCAGCTCAGGTCCAAGATCCAGGTTCTCG ATTCCTTTCTTAATGAGAAAACTAGAGAGCTGCAAACCAAGGACAAGATCTtagcagaaaaggaaaagaccaTAAAGGAGAAATTGGATAAAGTTGCATCGTTACAGAGTGAGGTGTCGTCTCTGCAG AAAAAGGGGAAACTAGATGCTGCAGCTGAGATAGAGAAGGCTCATGCTCGGGCCACTGAATTGGAGAAACAG GTGGACAAGCTTAAAACGGATGTACAATCGCAGCTGAAGGAAAAGGAAGTTTTGGAGTCCCGTGAGAGTAAAGCTGAGAAGAGGATGAATGAACTAAATGCAAAACTGGAAAAT CTCCAAAAGATCAATGATGAGCAGAAGTCGAAGATACGTAAAACTGAACGAGCTCTTAAAGTGGCTGAG GAGGAACTATTGAAGGCAAAGATTGAAGCTGCTTCAAAGCATAAGGAGCTAACAGAG GTTCATGGTGCATGGCTCCCACATTGGTTGGCTACACATCTTACACAATTTCAG TCCTTCGTTGAGTTGCACTGGAGAGAACATGGAAAACCTGCGATGAATACTATTATTCAGAAG ACCTTGGAGAAGAAATCTCAAGCTGCAAAGTGGGCTGAACCTCACAtagagatgatgaagaag gAGTGGATTCCACCATTGAAGGAGCACTGCTTGACAGTAAAAACATCTCTTGAACCGCATGTGCATTCTCTGACTACAAAAACCCTTGAGGTTTATGAGTCATCTAAGAGTGCTCTCACTCCACACTTGATTAAGGTTCAGGAAGTTGTCGATCCCTACTACCAG GAAGTCAAGAAGTTCAGCAAGCCGCATATCGATAACGTTGTTACCGTGACAAAACCTCATGTTGATAAACTAAGGTTGACCTTGAAGCCCTACACGAAGGAAGTAGTTCGTGTCTACGGGAATTTCTTAAAGTCTGCTTCAAGTTATCATCATCAG GTACAAGCCCGTATTAGAGAGACCTTGAAAAAGGATGAGTTGACAAGACCTCTTGCAACTAAGGAGTTTGTGTGGTTTGCG GCATCTGCTCTGTTGGCTCTGCCAATCATTATTCTCTCGAAGTTTCTCTCTGCCTTGTTTGG CACAAAAGCCAAGAAACCTGCACGAAATGCTCATAAGAATCATGCGCGCCGTAAAGCTAAACGCGGACATCCTGACAAGTAG